The following are from one region of the Rosettibacter firmus genome:
- the mnmE gene encoding tRNA uridine-5-carboxymethylaminomethyl(34) synthesis GTPase MnmE, whose product MSHVLSQNEDTIVALATPPGIGAISVVRVSGPETFKKVDLIFSGKKKISECETHTIHYGKIIDKNNEIIDDVLISIFRAPHSYTGEDSVEISTHGSQLITEKIISLLVEQGIRLAEPGEFTKRAFLNGKLDLAQAEAVADLINARTEASLKGARNQLDGILSKKVDLLREKLINTSSLIELELDFAEEDIELLPVEQILKNISEIEEEIEKLLKTFSFGKVIRDGVNVALVGKPNVGKSSLLNYLLKEARAIVSDIPGTTRDIIREELFIDGILFKLYDTAGIRTTENIIEKEGVLRSRKVIEEADIVLFLNDVEKGFDEDLYNEILELSSEERVLKVVNKIDIKANNDSRFDVGISAKTGEGIDKLFNKLKDKAIGSNIYTEKTAIVSNIRHYNALKKAKEHLINAKNSIKEKLTGEFIAVDLRNAENSLSEIIGKITTDDILNNIFSKFCIGK is encoded by the coding sequence ATGTCACATGTTTTATCACAAAACGAAGATACAATTGTTGCACTTGCTACTCCACCCGGTATTGGTGCAATTTCTGTTGTAAGAGTTAGTGGTCCTGAAACTTTTAAAAAAGTCGATTTAATTTTTTCTGGTAAAAAGAAAATTTCTGAATGCGAGACTCACACAATTCATTATGGTAAAATAATTGATAAGAATAATGAAATTATAGATGATGTTCTCATTTCAATCTTTAGAGCACCACATTCTTATACTGGTGAAGATTCAGTTGAAATAAGTACTCATGGAAGTCAGTTAATTACAGAAAAAATAATTTCTCTTCTTGTTGAACAGGGAATTCGACTTGCTGAACCAGGTGAATTTACTAAAAGAGCTTTTTTAAATGGAAAACTTGATCTTGCACAGGCAGAAGCTGTTGCCGATTTAATAAATGCAAGAACAGAAGCTTCCTTAAAAGGAGCCAGAAATCAACTTGATGGAATTCTTTCTAAAAAAGTTGATTTGTTAAGAGAAAAGTTGATAAATACTTCTTCATTAATTGAACTTGAACTTGATTTTGCAGAAGAAGATATTGAACTTTTACCTGTCGAACAAATTTTAAAAAATATATCAGAAATAGAAGAAGAAATTGAAAAATTATTAAAAACTTTTTCATTTGGTAAAGTAATTAGAGATGGTGTTAATGTAGCTCTTGTAGGGAAACCAAATGTCGGAAAATCTTCATTATTAAATTATTTATTGAAAGAAGCCAGAGCAATTGTTAGTGATATCCCGGGAACAACGAGAGATATTATAAGAGAAGAATTATTTATTGATGGAATACTTTTTAAACTCTATGATACAGCAGGAATAAGAACGACTGAGAACATTATTGAAAAAGAAGGAGTATTAAGAAGCAGAAAAGTAATTGAAGAAGCAGATATTGTATTGTTCTTAAATGATGTAGAAAAAGGTTTTGATGAAGATTTATATAATGAAATTCTTGAACTAAGTTCAGAAGAAAGAGTTTTAAAAGTAGTAAATAAAATTGATATTAAAGCAAATAACGATTCCCGTTTTGATGTAGGAATTTCTGCTAAAACTGGTGAAGGTATCGATAAATTATTCAATAAGTTAAAAGATAAAGCTATTGGTTCAAACATATATACTGAAAAAACAGCCATAGTTTCAAATATTCGTCACTATAATGCACTTAAAAAGGCAAAAGAGCATTTAATAAATGCAAAGAATTCTATTAAAGAAAAATTAACAGGTGAATTCATAGCCGTTGATTTAAGAAATGCAGAAAATTCTTTGAGCGAAATAATAGGTAAAATTACAACAGATGATATTTTAAATAATATATTTTCAAAATTCTGTATAGGTAAATAA